The Glycine soja cultivar W05 chromosome 4, ASM419377v2, whole genome shotgun sequence genomic sequence ttaattaacatAAGTAATCGGAAGACAACAAAAAATACTGTCATCTTTGTAGCTCACCTGATCATTGCATCAGTTTGACGTAATATATACTAGTTGAGATCATTTTGTGGTGTACATGTTAACACTTACTGGGTTGAATTTAGAGGAAAAAGTTAAGACCCCACGATAGTTGAGATCATTCTGATGTGTCAACACTTATGGGGTTGGGTCCAACAGAAAAAGTTATAGGACACCTAAATAGTTGAGATCATAAATGTGTCAACGCTAATTACTTATGATAAAAGAtacatgaaggaaaaaaaattctgacATATCAACACatcaaataatttgtaattaaaagatctaatttaattgattaaacagTAAATTATTACAAATCCTATGATATGTGATTAAAACGTAGCTTGTTATCCGATATATTTATTCATGGCTGTAAGCGTATCACCAAAACTTGTCCTcaataacccccccccccaaaaaaaaactagttgtgGAGTGTGGACCATGCACATACGGTATAAACTATGATGCAGCATGGGACAAAGggtatatttgatttgatttgaaggAAGCAGGACATAAGATAACACATTTTTGACAGTGGCAGTGCCATACAAAAGAAATGAAACGAAACGGTATCGGGTTTTGTCTAGTGTACATTGCCCAACGTCACTTTACAGTTTTTACAGCGCACGCGTCGTAAATGAGAGTGTGGGTCGCATATACTGTActtatttttttcccatttgtttctcacaagtcacaacctTTGCGAGATGAGTGGTAataataagagagagagagagagagagaggttgcAAAGTGCCAAAATGAAGTAGTGCAAGAAAAGCAACAGCAAAAGCAACAGGCAAAACAGCTAAAGCAGAGGGAGAATgatgtgaaaacaaaaaatgttcgCTTATTCTGTCTGATATTTGGGGTTATTCTCTTATAAGCAACCCCATCTCTCTGTCCCAATCCCAACATACCCCCAACTGGTCCTTTTCCATTCTTTatacagacacacacacaataaaagaaaagaaaaactacgTTTTCCTTTCACTTCTCtttttctccctctctctctcccatATATGATCCAATATATTATAATACAATAGAACCAACAACTGTGACAGACAAACTCTGAGTAGTACCTCTTTtattctcctcctcctccttctctttCATTCTCAAAGCACTCCCATAGTCTTTTCTTTCACCACCCCCTTAATGAAACCTCTTGGTTTGTGTGGTTGAAATAAACAAAGATaagtagtagtaataataataaatcggGTTGGACTTGGAAGGGATGATGACGGTGAGTTCAGCCTGCAAAGATGGGAGCAAGGTGGCACTGGACAACGGCAAGTACGTTAGGTACACACCTGAACAGGTTGAAGCACTGGAAAGACTCTACCATGAATGTCCCAAACCAAGTTCCCTCCGCCGCCAACAACTCATCAGAGAGTGTCCCATCCTCTCCAACATCGAACCCAAACAGATAAAGGTTTGGTTCCAAAACCGAAGGTAAATTAACTAGTCCTCCTACTCTCTTGGCCTCTTTGCTTTCTTCAATTCTTTTCCTTCCTCTATTCACCTCATCAGAGAGTGTCCCATCCTATACTTAGCTTTCAACATTCAtacgcatatatatatatatatatgtgtgtgtgtgtgtgtgtgtgtgtgtgtgtgtgtgtgtgtcatgttgaaacttgaaagtaaatgaatttgattcatttgaTCAAAAGGGTCGTTTGGTTTGTGTAAATCTGGCTTTTTTTATGTTCTCTTCATGTTTCTTGCCTCCTTTTCCTTTAaccaagttttttattttctatttttccttgacaaatatttaaaaagattgGGGTTAATTTTTCATCTTCCACGACCCCCCTACCAAAGTTcctgtttttcttctttatctCTTCTTCCTCATggccttaattattttttttgctgttAATTATTTGAGGGGACTAATAATTATGGTGTTTTTGTTCTGTTGGTTGTTTCAGGTGCAGAGAGAAGCAGCGGAAAGAAGCATCACGGCTGCAAGCTGTGAACAGGAAGCTAACAGCAATGAATAAATTACTGATGGAGGAAAACGACAGATTGCAGAAGCAGGTGTCACACCTCGTCTATGAAAACAGCTTTTTCCGCCAACAGACACACAACAACGTAATAATTCTATAAAAACATGTTTCTTTCATTACATtctattttttactttcttatgcTTCCTAGTCTGTTtggttaaatttatatatatcaagGGGCCTATGCAAACAAAAATGAATACTCATTACTCATAACTATTGCAATGATTTTCTTTCATCATGTGATGTACGGTTGAACAGGCTACGCTTGCCACAACGGACACAAACACAAGCTGTGAGTCGGTGGTGACGAGTGGTCAGCGGAACTTGACACCGCAGCAGCATCCGCCGAGGGATGCTAGCCCTGCAGGGTGAGTGAACAGTGAACAGTGaaactgaaaaaataaaagcatggtTCTTGTTGGATCCTATGTTTTTTCTCTATCCTAGTACTGATGGAATATTATTATTCTCGTGCTTTGCGTTGTCTTCTTTGTCTCTATTCTGCAGACTTTTGTCCATCGCAGAGGAGACTTTAGCAGAGTTTCTTTCAAAGGCCACTGGAACTGCTGTCGAGTGGGTCCAAATGCCTGGGATGAAGGTTACCgcacttttcttttcaaactgttatttccatttctatttactgaaaaaataattagtacaTCCACCTTCTTAAATTAAGCAAACCAACTTGTTAATTAAACACATCACCTTTCTACTTCCTAGCTCCTATCCTCTACGGACTAAACtgttttccttatttattttgtattttatcaaGGCCTCATACTAATTTCGTTTTGAAGCATCAATTAAACagcttgattttataatttctgagaacacacacatcaaatgaTTTCTTGGTTTTCTCTGGTTAATGTGATAAGCGGATGTGGACTTTTACTATTTCAGTTATTGGGTGtgctaattttatttgaaagggCACTATTCTAGTGTTGTGTACTATTTAATACTTTGGccatgcacaattttttttttttggttaattgtgtaatgtaaatattaatttttgttctgAATGTTTGTAGCCTGGTCCGGATTCCATTGGAATCGTTGCTATTTCTCACGGTTGCCCTGGAGTGGCCGCACGTGCCTGCGGCCTTGTTGGTCTAGAACCTGCCAGGGTATAAGTTCCTTCCTCTTTGATATTAATTTAGATGACTGATTCCATTGAAGTAAGTGTGgataaattgattgaaaatgaaaatggaaatgATGTGTGCAGGTTGCCGAAATACTCAAAGATAGGCTCTCATGGTTTCGTGATTGCCGAACTGTGGATGTTCTAAATGTGATGTCCACTGGAAATGGTGGAACCATTGAGCTGCTTTACATGCAGGTACTTTAGTctagttaatatatataatgattataATCTGTATCTCAATAAATTAGTATATGGAATCATTGAGCTGCTCTAAATGTGATGTATCTCAATAAATTAGTATAATTGTGATGAGTATTTGGAATTGAATTCTTGCTAAATAAACATTTCAACCTGTGTCATCTGGTTTAGTTGTATGCGCCAACAACTTTGGCACCTGGTCGTGACTTCTGGTTGCTGCGCTACACATCACTTTTAGAGGACGGTAGTCTTGTGGTATGTAgcattgttatttgttattttcagaATAGTTCTTCAGTTTTATTTCACTCCTTCAGCCTAACTCAAATGCTTATGTGATTGTGACAATGTTAGGTCTGTGAAAGATCACTAAATAACACTCAGAATGGTCCTGCTATGCCCCCAGTGCAGCATTTTGTTAGAGCAGACATGCTGGCAAGCGGGTATCTGATAAGGCCTTGCGAAGGAGGGGGATCAATTATTCATATTGTTGATCATATGGTTCTAGAGGTTTGtattgtaaataaataataccTTTATTGGATGATGTGAATTTGTTCCTTgcttgataatttaaaattgacttGCTGGTTCAGCCATGGAGTGTACCTGAGGTTTTGCGCCCACTTTATGAGTCATCAATGCTGCTTGCTCAAAGGACAACTATGGCGGTAAGACTATTGTTTCTGCCTATTAGCTTTCACTATACTCTTGTGATTGTACAACTTAATTAAACTTTGTATTTCCACTTGCCAAGGACAGTTCTAATTGTATTTGTAATTGTCATTCAGGCCTTACGTCATTTGAGGCAGATTTCTCAAGAGGTTTCTCAGCCAAGTGTAACAGGATGGGGAAGAAGGCCTGCAGCTCTACGTGCGCTGAGCCAGAGATTGAGCAAGTTTGTGCCCTTAATTATCCTTTATTCGAGATAATTGACTAGTTATGGAAATCTAACTTAAACTTCCTCTGTGCAGGGGCTTTAATGAAGCTGTCAATGGGTTTGCAGATGATGGCTGGTCCATGTTAGAGAGTGATGGCATTGATGATGTTACCCTTCTTGTGAATTCCTCACCTAGCAAGATGATGGGAGTTAACCTTGGCTATAACAACAATGGATTTCCTTCTGTAAGCAGTTCTTTGCTATGTGCCAAAGCATCCATGTTGCTACAGGTATGCAATTAATACACAATCAATGTGGATAAATGCTTTTCCTTTCCAATTACCATCTACTTTCATTGTATTAAGTTGTCTCATGCTCTCTTTCTGTCCTTGTAGAATGTCCCTCCAGCAATTCTTCTTAGATTCTTGCGGGAGCACCGATCAGAATGGGCAGATAGCAGTATTGATGCTTACTCAGCTGCTGCCATTAAAGCTGGTCCTTGTAGCTTGCCAGGGGCCCGACCCGGAGGTTTTGGGGGTCAGGTTATTCTTCCACTAGCCCACACAATTGAGCATGAAGAGGCAAGTTATTTGGTCCTAATTAAACACATACTTTTTTGGCCTTCAATTTTTGAATTAACATTCTTGTGGTTTTATCTTGAGTGTTTATTGCTTACTTGCTGACATTTGATCTCTAAAACAGTTCATGGAGGTTATCAAGCTTGAAAACATGGGCTATTATAGGGACGACATGAATATACCTGGTGATGTTTTCCTCTTGCAAGtaagtaattattttacaatagcATTTTATACAACATATTTCTTTCCAGGTGCTCAACCCTATAGCTAATCATCCATGGTTTCCACTCTTTGCAAAGAATAAGATGCAACCATATATCAGGAATGGGGATTTGAACAGTTGTAGGGATATTTTAGACTAGGGATCTATGTTTGAAATATGAACAAGTGTTGATTTGGATTTGAATTGAATAGCTGTAACAATGATATCTGCATATAGATAGTTCAGAAGGTTCTTTCCAACATCAAGTCCATAGCTAACAGTTCTTCTGGTTGCACCTGTCCGCAGCTTTGCAGTGGAGTGGATGAGCATGCAGTTGGCACCAGCGCAGAACTTGTTTTTGCTCCAATCGATGCATCTTTCTCTGATGATGCGCCCATTTTACCTTCTGGTTTTCGCATCATACCTCTTGATTCTGGCACAGTAAGTCTATTAGCTAGCATATAGTTTGATTgtattgtttttgaaattggTTGTTTAAGTAAGGATTTTGATTTTCTGTTTTCTGTTATATTGTTGGTCTCTTATAGTGATATGATATGATGCAGGATGCTGCTAGTCCAAACCGTACACTTGATCTGGCTTCTGCACTTGAAGTTGGAACAACAGCAAACAAAGCAGCTGGTGACAACTCAGGTCATTCCGGGAGCACAAAGTCTGTGATGACAATAGCATTCCAGTTTGCGTTTGAAGTCCACCTTCAGGAGAACATAGCAACCATGGCCAGACAATATGTTCGTAGTATCATTGCATCTGTTCAAAGGGTTTCATTAGCACTTTCTCCTTCGCGCTTTGGTTCTCACAATGCTTTCCACTTACCACCTGGCACTCCTGAGGCACAAACACTTGCTCGATGGATCTGTAACAGCTACCGGCATGTTACTTCTAACCTTGACTATGCATAACTGAAGTTTCTTGAATTACCATGGAAGCATGACCTATATTATGATTATCTGTTTGGCAGGTTCTATCTTGGGGTAGAACTTCTAAAATGTGAAGGCAGTGAATCCATTCTCAAGTCTCTTTGGCATCACTCAGATGCAGTTTTGTGCTGCTCTTTAAAGGTTATTTCTTTATTCCCACTTATGCTAATAAATTTCATTTGTGATGTTCTACACTACTACTTTTGTaagaatttgattatttttttttaaatggatgTCAGTTTTCATTTCAGCTTGTATTAGACAATTTGTTGTTTCCCAAGTCATGAGCCTATATATCCTTATCCTTATTTACcgtcttttaagttttatttccatcatttttcttattctacaatgataatattaaggaaagtataaatatatatgatttttttgccAGGCATTACCCGTTTTCACGTTTGCAAATCAAGCTGGACTTGACATGCTTGAGACAACATTGGTTGCACTTCAAGACATCACTCTGGAAAAGATTTTTGATGACAATGGAAAGAAAACTCTGTGCACCGAGTTCCCCCAGATAATGCAGCAGGTaagatgtatttttttactggaccgaataaaaataatttttcattttgattacTTAACTAAgtagaattttatttatttaaatgctATATCATCAGTGCTTCtctgttttaattaattgttactCGGAACAGTTGGACTTCACTTTGTAACGATGTATGTATTATTTTGGTGCAGGGTTTCATGTGTATTCAAGGTGGTATCTGTTTATCCAGCATGGGAAGGCCAGTATCCTATGAGAGAGCAGTTGCATGGAAAGTGTTAAACGAAGAAGAATCTGCTCATTGCATCTGTTT encodes the following:
- the LOC114409131 gene encoding homeobox-leucine zipper protein ATHB-8-like, with protein sequence MMTVSSACKDGSKVALDNGKYVRYTPEQVEALERLYHECPKPSSLRRQQLIRECPILSNIEPKQIKVWFQNRRCREKQRKEASRLQAVNRKLTAMNKLLMEENDRLQKQVSHLVYENSFFRQQTHNNATLATTDTNTSCESVVTSGQRNLTPQQHPPRDASPAGLLSIAEETLAEFLSKATGTAVEWVQMPGMKPGPDSIGIVAISHGCPGVAARACGLVGLEPARVAEILKDRLSWFRDCRTVDVLNVMSTGNGGTIELLYMQLYAPTTLAPGRDFWLLRYTSLLEDGSLVVCERSLNNTQNGPAMPPVQHFVRADMLASGYLIRPCEGGGSIIHIVDHMVLEPWSVPEVLRPLYESSMLLAQRTTMAALRHLRQISQEVSQPSVTGWGRRPAALRALSQRLSKGFNEAVNGFADDGWSMLESDGIDDVTLLVNSSPSKMMGVNLGYNNNGFPSVSSSLLCAKASMLLQNVPPAILLRFLREHRSEWADSSIDAYSAAAIKAGPCSLPGARPGGFGGQVILPLAHTIEHEEFMEVIKLENMGYYRDDMNIPGDVFLLQLCSGVDEHAVGTSAELVFAPIDASFSDDAPILPSGFRIIPLDSGTDAASPNRTLDLASALEVGTTANKAAGDNSGHSGSTKSVMTIAFQFAFEVHLQENIATMARQYVRSIIASVQRVSLALSPSRFGSHNAFHLPPGTPEAQTLARWICNSYRFYLGVELLKCEGSESILKSLWHHSDAVLCCSLKALPVFTFANQAGLDMLETTLVALQDITLEKIFDDNGKKTLCTEFPQIMQQGFMCIQGGICLSSMGRPVSYERAVAWKVLNEEESAHCICFMFINWSFV